In Mangifera indica cultivar Alphonso chromosome 14, CATAS_Mindica_2.1, whole genome shotgun sequence, the DNA window gcttttgaagtcaacgttTCAATTTTAGAGTCCATTTCCTCTCATtcaaaaattacgttagttataacatacacaaaatattgaaaggaagaaagacaaaataatatttatgacttataaaaatcttgggcatCCTTGTCACTATTTAAGTGACCtatattgttattctttgaaagaagatttgaaacatcaagaatcaTTAGATCTACAGGatctaacttattaaaaatttaatacttaTGGGTGTTTGatatagatccacccaatgtttgtgtgtactacagTTACACCACCAATGATATTTATAACCTCacatattattttgtggtttactctgcattacaactacttctggtagttgcgttcacttcagggaacgatataTAACGAgaaaaaattaagtcaaaattttcttctccgatattgctactacaagagcataaaataaaatgtggggaatatttttcttccaCATTTAGgaaaagattttgaatattgtagagttatactaaatatagagtcattgaaagtattattgaatctgatgttcaaatctatctttcaaatttctccacaaatttaatagatttatcattatatccacaAATTTAATCCTTTAGGGATATGATGTCGAGAAATAATAGCCTTGTGTTTGTCCTTCTGGGACATTTTATTTGGTCAATTTTTCAAGACCCATAAATTATAAGTGGAGATTTAtgcaaaaagcccatttaatattattcatctaattttaggaactttaggttcaattattgtcatatttacaaaacttctggttttgtagataatatatatgagttaatctttaaaacttaaggttcaaatattatctcatatttataaaacagctgattttgtaggagaaatattgggattaattttggaagctttaggtccatatattatcccatatctacaaaacttctggttttgtggttggtattcagaatattataaaatgtattttgattatattttggacttcaagtccatatttttcacactttatgcaaacttcaggttgcaaaggtgatatcattattaaaataaagactttgatgaaactggggacttccgacccatatatatgtattctcatgattttacaaactttaaaTTGTAAATCATAAAACTTGGAACTccgggcccatatatatgattttctcacgattttacaagcttcaggttgtaaatcggatataaataaaaataaatattcaaataaataaatatgcgaataaataaatattcaaataaatgaaatacaataaaaataaacatttaaataatatcaggacttccggtccagattcttggttttgtaaacttcaggttacaagtaatatttatgacttcaggtcacaaatttataatttcgtaaacttcgaattacgaatgatattcaggatttcagatccagattcatgatattcaggactgcaggtccagattcataattttgtaaacttcaagttacaaataagattcagaacttcaagtttagatttatgatattccagacttcaggtttagattcaagagtttcaggacttcaggtctagatttacaattttataatcTTCGGATTGcaaatatgatacaattataaagaaaaattaagcagaaatataacataaattactGGGACATCATAACTgggatatccgtatttataatatataagctACATAACGATATAATGGAAAGATATAATATATCTGAGttgatcgtgctgataacgtgttataaaattaacttaatcaaTATGAcagatgaagaaattaaagaagaattgatgGAAGGAAGTATTGAGAGAATGCTTTTATATATGAACCGGAtgcagagaagagaagagaaaaattgtgtctacatgaagagaggagggggtatttataggcaatttgccgcccctccagtcaacaaaggaagcaaattttcaagccaattttccaacttcattaatgcattcacactcCTTTGGTTTCTCCTGCATCACCCTTGCCAATTTCTTCTTCCATCTGCTTGCAATAATAAATACGTTCCCACTGCTTTTCTTGACTTAAtctggtggaaagccacctggcTTTATAACATTCccatctttattaaaaaattcaattttatagaccaaattattatctctattaattaattaaatatgatcGGCATTTTTCGCATATAGTCTCAACTTTAGATCCCGTTTGAGATGGTCCTGAATATTTTAGTTCACATACTATAATTAATCTTGGAACATTGTATAATTGAAGAGACGGGTCAACATATTTAATCCAAGTCTTTcttcttacaattttttatattttccaggAATATTTAATATTTCCAGGAAGTTGTTGGCTTGGTGCTCtcatacaaatttttaatattttccacAGAAGTTGGCTTGGTGACTTTTTGACCTTGGAGCcctcattttcttttctgtatCTTTAATCATAGACAAGAAGATGGGCTTTTGCactttcattattaaattacggtatatatatatttttttaacagaaaCCTGCTCGATTTGATCAGATCGTAAGGTCGCGAGTATAATAATTGGACCTATTATATCAGGTATAATTCAGTGTTTCACAGCTAATACAATTCAAATTCAGGTCTGCAGCTCTACCACTTCTACTAATTTTAGGGTCAATTGTTGCATTTAGCAAGAGGATTACTGAAATATATTTAGGAGCTAAAGGACTTTTTACCATCCAAGTTTTagtgaaataacaaatatataattataatagataaaaaatttatatatttgtcataAAGGAACTACGCTCCATTGAGGACAATGGGTGTCGTACAAATTTGAAAGATGCTCATTGTCTAACAAAGTTCGAGCCTCCAACCATCGACAATCACTGGTGGGCGGAGATGTGAAGAATTTGGGGGGAGGAGGGGaagtcattttttcaaaattgaaaattgaaggtaaaatattattttttaaaacttgagaaaaaaataaaataaaattttatattttgtaacattattgttaaataatagtttttctcttatatttaacAGTAATTTTAAGgaatgtttaaaaatatataagtgtttaggttttttacTTATTacgaatatatttttataattgagaTAAAACTTAGTGGGAAATGACTCTTTTTGGCCTATGTTTAGCTAATaacattgttaaaaaaaaaaagttttgcaTTGTCTGTGCTGATATATTTACTGAATAATACTGAACAAAAAAGATTTTGCAGTGCTTGTGTTTTCCTGCACCTGATTCTTTGGTTCATGTTTTAAAACAGActttatattacaaattataaaaattacccCCAAACTCAAAGACAGTCAATTGCCCTTCATATCTGAAGGGTCTATGAATTAGCCAATTTCCAGGAAGTTGCCCTCAATTATTTTCTTCTAAGCTGGATGTAAGACTTTCTGATTGTGGAGACATCATCTTCTTTACTATATCTTTAATTATCAGCTAcctccaaaaataaataaataaattttctgaAATGGGTTTTCGTTTTCATTCTGaaatatctattttaccctCTGCTTCTCCATTTTCTGTGTGTCCACATCCAAatagtttttatcatttcacCATAACAgtctagttttattatttttgtggtTGAAAATGCTGGAAACGCATTCTGCTACCCCTCTCCTATCCCGCACTGATTGGATCAGGAATCAGTCTAGTTATTTGCACAACTACAACACCAAGTTTGAGAATCTCAAGGCACAATTTGAGAAACTTACCCTTGTCAGACAGCGTGTGCTGCATAATATTGAGGTTGCTAGAAGAAATGGAGAAGAGATTGATGAGGACTTTCAAGAGTGGATGATTAATGTCGACAAGCTCATCGAAAACGCAGTTAAGATTTTTTTAGACGAACGGAAAGGAAAGAAGAGATGTTTCGGGGGGTTATGTCCTAATTTGGGAACCCGGCATCAGCTTAGCAAGAAAGCAGCTAACGAAGTTAAGTCTATGGTTTTACTATTGTCTCAAGGAGAAAAATTCCATGAAATCTCCTCCCGTACCATTCCAGAGGACATTTCCAGCTTGGTTACTTCAAGCCAAAATCCCTTTATTTCTTTGCGGAACTACAACAGATACTATGAGAAACTTGTTACTGAAGTTGAGAAGCTGATGGATGACAGGGAGCGTGTGCAGCGTTTGATAGAGGTTTCTAGAAGAAACGGAGAATCGATTTATGAAGATGTTTCGAAGTGGATGATGAGTGTTGGAGAGCTTGTTGATGATACAAGAAGGACTTTTGAAGCCTTTAAGCAGAAAGAAAATGGCCGATGTTTCATCGGGTTGTATCCTGGTCTGAAAGCCCGTTACAATCTCGGCAACAAAGCAGTGAGGCAACTGAGGGCTGTTGCTGAACTCCGGGGAGAAGTGTTCGATAGAGTTTCTTACACTATCATTCCACCCAACGTATGGCATACTTCTACCAAAGTTTACGAGAATTTTGGATCAAGAATGTCCACTTTGCAGGGTCTGTACAACACATTAAAGGATCCTAATATCAACATAGTTGGGGTGCATGGAATGGGTGGCATTGGCAAGACTGTGTTAGTGAAGCAATTAGCAGCTCGAGCCGAGAGAGATAAGCTCTTTGATGTTGTGATTTTTGCAGAGGTAACTTCAAGaccaaacataaaaaagattCAAGGAGACATTGCAGATCATCTGGGTCTGATGTTCCGTCAGGAGGGTGAAGGGGAAAGAGCACTCAGGCTAATTGATCGATTGATGCTAGAGAAGACCGTTGTTGTAATATTAGATGATATCTGGACAAGTTTTAATTTGAGGAGAGTTGGAGTTCCTGTGGGAGACGATCATGAGATGTGTAAACTACTGCTAACATCAAGAGATGGTGATGTATTAAGCCAAATAGGTTCTCAGCggaatttttttgttgatgttttagatgaagaagaaaattttgatctCTTTGAGAAAATAGCAGGTGATTCTGCTGAAAACCTGGAGTTGCAGCCCTTAGCATTTAACATAGCCAAGGCATCTGGAGGCTTGCCTCTTGCCGTTTCTTCAATTGCAACTGCATTGAGACGCAAGGACATAGCTACATGGCGCAATACATTGCGAAGTTTGGGACAGCCATTATTGAATAACTTCAGTGGGATACTTGCGGAAGTTTACTCAAGTATAGAGTTGAGTTATAATCTTTTGAAAGGTGAGGAACTCAAGTCAACTTTTTTGCTTTGTAGTCCGATGAAGTATTCTGGTGATATTTCCATCATGGGATTGTTAAAATATGGAATGGGTTTGggtttatttaaagaaatttctAGTGTGGAAGAAGCACGAAATAGAGTATATACATTGATTCACGAACTCAAATGCTGTTGTTTGCTACTCGATGGTCATTCCAATGAATGGTTTTCTATTCATGATATTGTTCTTCTTGTTGCCATAACAATTGCATCTAGAGATCAACATGCATTTACACTGAGAAATGGGGCTATAGATTGGCTAGATAAGGGTGCACTTAGAAAATGCCAGGCAATCTTCATATTGGACAGTAATATTACAGAGCTTCCTGAAGGTTTGGAATGTCCACAACTCAGTTTTTTCTATCTTCTTGCTCAAAATTCAATTATGAAAATTCCAGACAGTTTTTTCAGTAGAATGACACAACTCACTGTTCTAAACTTGACTAAAATGCACTTATCACCATTACCTTTCTCACTTTGTATCTTAGTAAACCTTCGGACATTGTGTTTGGATCAGTGCATACTGGGAAATATAGCTGGTATTGGAGACTTGAAGAACCTAGAAATCCTCAGCTTATCACATTCTGATATTAAGTTTTTGCCTAAAGATATAGGTCAGTTGACTCAGTTGAGGATGTTAGATATGAGTGGTTGTTCCAAACTAGAAGTTATTTCACCAAATGTTATATCAAGTTTATCTCGCTTAGAAGAATTGTATATGAGTAATAGCTTTCTTCGATGGGAAGTTGAAGGGCTCAGTATGGAAGGAAGAAATGCTAGCGTTAATGAGTTGAAGCATTTGGCTGAATTGACATCTTTAGAAATATGTGTTAAAGATGCCAATATTCTACCAAGAGATCTTGTTTCTAAGTTGAGAAGATACAGGATATTCATAGGTGATGTGTGGGACTGGTTCAGTGAGTATGGAACTTTAAGAACATTGAAACTCAAGGCCAATACCAGCATTTTTCCGAAGCGTGGGATTACCAGGCAATTGAATGGAATTGAAGAACTATACTTGGATGAATTGTTGGGTGTTGACAACGTTCTTTATCAATTAGATGGTGAGGGTTTTTCACAATTGAAGCATCTCCATATTCAGAATAATTCCTCCTTGCAATGTATTGTTGACCCAACGGATCGTGAACCTGGTCATGCTTTTCCCAAATTGGAGTCAATGTTTCTTCACAATTTGGTGAACTTGGAGATGATGTTTAAAGGTCGATTCACTAAAGAGTCGTTTtgcaatttaaaaatcataaaggTGGAAAAGTGtgataagttaaaaaatgtcttttcattttctattgctAGAGGGCTTCCACAACTTCAAACACTTAATTTCAATGGGTGCAAAAAAATGTCTTTCGAGAGGCTGGAACTCTCCCTCTTCCTAGCTACTGCTCTTCTCCAAAAAACTCTGCCCTTTTCTCCTCCAGGTTCCCTATTTCTAACTTCCCCTCAGCTCCTTTTCCATTCTGGCATGCCAGCTCAGCCTCCAGCATcttcacaatttcttttttttccagCAGATCCCAAAACTTTTGCTACTTGTCTATTGCTTTTTCTGCTTTTGGAGTTCTGCCATCTGGAGCCCCCATATACTGCTCACTAAAGTCACCGCCACTGCTGCCATCTGCATTAAAATTGCAGTCCTCAGCCACCATGATTTTATTCCTAGTGTCTTCCTCTGCATTTTCCTCTCCCCTTGCCTTCCCTCtgcctttcttcttcttcacgtAAACTCGGGTCCTAACATTACCCCTCCCATCCcgaggcaccttgtcctcaaggtgcagATGAGGAAAAGCATGGGCCAATTTTTTATACATCTCCCACGAATTTTCATGATCCTGTAAATTGTGCCATTTGATGAGCAGCTCTAGGTCTCCTTCCTACGAATAGCGATAATTTAAGACTTCCTCTGGCTGAGCTTCCATTTCCACAGCCTCATTCACGCAATTTGGAAAGGGTATATAGGTTATTGAGGGTCCTATCCTTTTCTTTAGCTGGGAAATGTGGAAAACCGGATGAATTCTAGCTGACTCAGGAAGCTTGAGTTTATATGCAACCTATCCAATTTTCTCCTCAACCTCAAAGGGCCCGTAATAACGTGGACTTAGCTTCTCGTTAGGCCGTGACGCTAAGGAGCGCAGTCTGTAGGGTTGAAGCTTCAAATACGCTTGATCACCTACTGTCAACTGCACCTCACGTCTGTTTCAATCAACTAGCGCTTTCATTCTCTGTTGTGCCCTGTGAAGATTTGATCTCAGCCTGTCTAAAACTTCATTTCTCTGCTGAATCATGATATCGACTTCCTCTACTTTGGAGGGTTCTTCCACAAATTTCAAAAGCGGTGGCGGATCGCGCCCATACACTGCCTTAAATGGCATCATACCCGCCGACGAATTAAACGTAGTATTAAACCAATATTCTGCCCACGGCAGCCAGCTCGACCATGTACGCTGCTGTTCAAAACAAAAGCTCCTAAGATACGACTCCAAACTTCGATTTACAACCTCAGTTTGCCCGTCGGTCTGAGGATGGTAGGCGGAACTGAATTTTAGAGCTGTTCCAAATGCCCTAAAGAGCTCCGACCAAAATGCGCTCATGAAGACACGGTCTCTATCCGAAACGATGGTTCGTGGGAAGCCATGGAGCCTCACGATTTCTCTAATGAAAATTCCAGCGATATCTTTGGCTGTGTACGGATGACGAACGGCAAGAAAATGCCCATATTTAGTCAAGCGATCCACTACCACCAATATCGTATCATACCCCTTAGCTTTTGGCAGCCCCACAACGAAGTCCATCGACAAATCttcccaaattttcaaaggaaCAGGGAGAGGCTGCAGGAGTCCAGCTGGTGACGTTGCTTCACATTTGGCTCGCTGACACACTTCGCATTCTGCCACAAACCTTTTAATATCTCCCTTCATCCCCTCCCAAAAGAACATTGCTGAAACTTTCTTGTAAGTGTGGAAGAAGCCAGAGTGGCCTCCGAAAAGTGTAGAGTGAAATTCATTCATGAATAATTGGACTAACCTGGAATTTCGAGGCAACACCATGCGTCCTTTGTACATCAAGTTCCCTTTCCTCAGCTCATATCCAGCGTGTGCCACTATTTTTCCAGTCAAGTCTTGTATGATTCTTCTCAATTTTTCATCCCTCATTATCTCTTCCTGTATTTCTTCTGCGTCAACTGGAGCAGCAATGGTAATGGCTTTCAACTCTTCTCCTGCCCGTGGCTTCCTAGACAGAGCATCAGCAGCCTTGTTCTCACACCCGGGCCTGTATACAATGTCGAAATCAAAACCCAACATCTTCACCAGCCATTTTTGCTGCTCGTGGCTAACTGTTTTCTGTTCGGTTAGGAATCTGAGACTGCGCTGGTCCGTTCTCACCTGGAAATGGCGTCCGAGCAAGTAATGTCGCCATTTCTGCAGAGCTAAGATGATGGCCATCAGTTCCCTTTCGTAAACTGACTTTTCTCGGTTCCGCGGAGATAAGGCTTTACTTAAATAGGCGATGGGTCTCCCGGCTTGCATGAGGACAGCACCTAACCCCAAGCCCGATGCATCTGTTTCAATTATGAACATTTTTGTGAAGTCAGGCAGCACTAGGACAGGGACTGCGACCATTGCTTCCTTGAGTGCTTCGAACGCAGCGTGCGCCCCCTCGTTCCACCTGAaggcatttttttttaacaaatccGTTAGTGGCTTCGCAATCTTCCCATAACCATGCATAAACCTACGGTAGTATCCCGTGAGTCCCAAAAATCCTCTCAAGTCACGTAAATCTCGAGGTATAGGCCAACTCCGCATATCTTCTATTTTTCGGGGGTCGGCTTCTACTCTGCGTTTAGACACAATGTGACCCAAATAGCCTATTCTTTCCCTGCCGAATTGACACTTTTTCTTATTGACCACCAAGCGATGGCTTCTCAATATCTCTAACACCTTCCGTAAATGTTGTATGTGGTCGTCGAGTCCCTTGCTGAAGACCAGAATGTCGTCGAAGAACACTAGTACGAACCTCCTCAAGAAGGGCCGAAAAACGTCATTCATCAGACTCTGGAATGTGGTAGGGGCGTTTGATAATCCGAAAGGCATGACAAGGAACTCGTAATGCCCGTCGTGCGTTCGAAAAGCGGTTTTCTCTACATCAGTTTCTCTAACCCGAATTTGGTGGTATCCCGAGCGCAAGTCCAGTTTACTGAAAATTTTAGTCCCTGCTAATTCATCAAGGAGTTCGTCTATTGCTGGGATCGAAAATTTGTCTGGCACGGTCACCCGATTTAACGCCCTATAGTCAACACAGAATCTTCAGCTTCCATCCTTCTTTCTTACCAACAAAACTGGGCTCGAGAATGGGCTCACGCTAGATCGAATAATCCCTGCCGCCAACATTTCTTTAATAATCTTCTCTATTTCAGCCTTCTGAAAGTGTGGGTAACAATAAGGTCTCAGGTTCGGCGGCTGCCCCCCTTCCACTAGCCGAATGGCATGGTCTCTATCACGTTTCGGCGACAGTCCGTATGGCTCTATAAACAAGCCTTCAAACTCTTTCAACAATGGCACCAACTCTGCTGGTATGTCCTCTTCGTCTGCCtctaaatttttatcttcaGTATTCGACTTTAAAGTGAAGCCGTCACCCTCCTGCGCCATCAATTTCAGGAGAGTTTCCACTGATGTCTCCAACCTAGTCAACGACACATCACCCTTTAATTCGACCTTTTGTCCGTTCCAGTCAAAACGCATAGTTTGTTTTCCCCAGTTTGTCTTCACCTCCCCGAGTCGACTCAGTCATTCAACACCCAATATCACATCTACCCCGCCCAATCGGAAAGGAAGGAAATCTTGAATTATTCTCATCCCCTGTACAATCAATTCAATTCCCTTACATTTCCCAACCCTCTTTACTTTTCTATTATCTCCTAACACAACCGCAAACGTAGCTGGCTGGATGGGAATTTGCATTTCGGCTACCAATTGCTCCGAGATGAAATTGTGCGTCACCCCACTATCCAGAAGTATCAGCACCTGCCTCTCTCCCACAACTCCGACAAACTTCGTTGTCTTCGGCGAATCAATCCCCTCCACTGAACTCGAGTTGAGATTGGCTTCCAATTGGTTGGCGTCCCCCTCCCCTGCTTCGGTGTTGCCGTCATCATTCTCCTCTTCCTCGTCTCCGATGGTGTCTTGCTCGCAAGCTATCATTATTTGTAGCTGGCGATGCCGGCACCGGTGCCCTTGGGTGTACTTTTCGTCGCACCTAAAACACAGCCCTTTTTCAATCTTGGATCGGTACTCATCGTTAGACAGCCTTCGGAAACTACCGTCTCTTCGTGGGTTGGAGGTAGACGCAACTGAAGCGTTCGGAGGTCTCGCTGTCGAGGACGCGTTCGTATATGGGAAAACGTTGTCCGATCTCCCTTGACCAAATGGACGAAGGTTCAAGGGCGGACGAGTTGGGCCAGACGCATAGGTTGGTGCTGGACCAGGTGTTGGGCGGTCTGGTTGTGTGTTTAGGTTTGAATTTGGTTGGGTAGTGGGCCGGTAAAATGAAATCTGGGATGGGCCTTTGGTCGGTGCGGGTTGGCTGGATATCGGTTTGGAGCTGCCTGGGTCTTCGGATAGCCATTTCTGGATCGACTTCTTCCTCTAACTTCAATTAGTGCGTTTTTCCTCTCTATCTCCTGCGCTTTCTCCATTGTCTCCTCCAAGGTGGCTGGTCGGAATAAGCGCACCTCCTCCCTGAGTTCCTCCGGGAGTCCGTTCATGAAAATCACCGTTAAGGTACCTTCCGACAGCTCTTCAACCTCTGCTGATAGTAGCTCAAATTGGCATCAGTACTCGTGGACCGACTCCGACAAACGAATGGCGAACAATTCCTCTTGAGTGGTTTGTTCGTCGTCTGTCCTGAACCTCCTAAGGGTGGCGTTTCGAAAATCCTCCCACCCAGTGAACGGTTGTCGCCTTTGTCTCCATCTGAACCAATGAAATGCCGCTCCCTCCACGCAGACCCCGATGGCCGTCAGTCTCTCACCTTCTGCTACTCTGTTTATGTCAAAGTAGCGTTCCACTTTGTCAAGCCACTCCAAGGCTTGTTCACCAGTGAACAATGGTAAGTCCAGACGTCGGAACTGAACGTCACGTCGCCCTCCCCCCTGATTGTCATCTCCTCTTTGTCCGATTTCGGAGGTTTCCTCTCCTCCACCCACATTTTCTTCCCCTCGTGGTGGCCAAATGGGGTTTGTCCCCGTTGGTGGGCGCATGTTGGGAGTCGTCTCCCTCCCATCTGGTGCTGAGTTGCTTTGGTTCGTACCCGGAACTCCAGAGGGTCCAGGATCCATTGGGTTTTTCCCTTTTTCGCCCGCTTCCTTACCGATCATGACCTCCTTAAGGTCCCAGAGATATCCCTTAACGACTTCCATTCCGCTCTCTAACCCTTCCAGTCTTGCCTGGGTGTCAATAGCCTTTTCTCTTGCCTCCTTGTCCAACCCTTCCAAACGATCGCCGATTCATATCATCCTTTCGTGAACCTCGGCTACTTCCTTCTCTAACCTTTCTACCCGGTTCTCCATTCtggtcatgctctgataccaggTGATAGGAACCTGGAGATTGGCGTGCGGCTTGACTGATTATTGCGAGTGCGGTTTGCGGCCTTTAGAGAAATGTGATCGGCTTGAGATTGTTATGTGCTTTGTTTCCAATGTAACAGTAAATATTTGCTGTAAACAGAATGCTATTGAAGGCTATTTAATATTCtgattgaaataaaattcattaagaaGCAAAGTTGTTCAATAATTTCTTCCCCTGCTCTGGGGTTACAAAATCACACAGCCACTGTCTGGGCTCCGCAAATACTCTCATCACATAACAAATAACTAAAGACTCAAACAAATAACCTCATTCCCAAACAAGGTAAATGAGACTATAAAACAGCATTCAGCAACAAAAGAAATGCAACACAACACAACTAAGACTCACACGAAACCTCACTGATTCCGAAAACCCAATGGATTGCCAAGACTCAATGCCaaccagctttcgagaggctggaaCTCTCCCTCTTCCTAGCTACTGCTCTTCTCCAAAAAACTCTGCCCTTTTCTCCTCCAGGTTCCCTATTTCTAACTTCCCCTCAGCTCCTTTTCCATTCTGGCATGCCAGCTTAGCCTCCAGCATCTTcacaatttcttctttttccagCAGATCCCAAAACTTTTGCTGCTTGTCTATTGCTTTTTCTGCTTCTGGAGTTCTGCCATCTGGAGCCCCCATATACTGCTCACTAAAGTCACCGCCACTGCTGCCATCTGCATTAAAATTGCAGTCCTCAGCCACCATGATTTTATTCCTAGTGTCTTCCTCTGCATTTTCCTCTCCCCTTGCCTTCCCTCtgcctttcttcttcttcacgtAAACTCGAGTCCTAACAAAATCATATTGAGTTTTTTGTatattgtttgtatattgtTTGTCTGTGCATATATTGCATTATTGTTTTTACATTATGTCACTCTCAGTTGTTTCAATTCTTTTGACTTGATcaacttattataattatgcCATTTATGCATGGTCTAGTTTCTCATTACATTGATGCCTTTGTATTCGACATGACAATTTCTTTGGTGCTTTGTAAAGATTAAAGAGCAGGAGATCGAGTTGGAAGGTGGGATGCATTATCTTGAGGCGAAGCAACTTCTTCTCCTGGCCTATTGCCAAGCCATAACATTTTATCTTCTTCTCAAGTCTGAAGGGCAGCCAGTTCGTGATCATCCTGTCATAGCTTGCCTTGTCAAGATCAAGGATTTGCTGGATAGGTCTTTTGCTCCCCTTATAAAGCCTTAGATTATTCTCTATGatcttgagtttaaatttttttcctccATAGCATGGCAAAACTTTTGATAGACTAAAATTGTGCATACAGTATAATGCAATGACAATATTCTACACTATTGGATATGTTTGGTCCAGCAAGCCTTAGATTGTCGCAAATGGAATTATGAAAAAGATTATGTGATTAGTAACTTTTGGTGGCCTGAAAACCCTCAGCAAGGCCTAAAGTTCTGTCATTTTCTtgttcattttcatatttaagataagtaaattttttataaattagaatTGGCAATAGAAAGTTAAGgtcaagttaaaaattttcttcaatttaagATAATTctacttattttcattttaataggAATAGATTTATTGTTCTCCATtcagtttaatttgtttgattgctGTTCTTTGACTGGAAGGTATCTGGATttcagacttttttttttccttttgtctaTGAGTTTTTTTGCACTAAATGGTGATTGACATGAGCTCCTCTGCTTGTTTATTATAGAAGTGCaaagttaacattttttttgttaaacttGACGGTTTCTGTTTCATGTTCCACTTAACAGACAAAAGAACTTGATGTGAATCTTCCTTC includes these proteins:
- the LOC123195677 gene encoding disease resistance protein At4g27190-like gives rise to the protein MLETHSATPLLSRTDWIRNQSSYLHNYNTKFENLKAQFEKLTLVRQRVLHNIEVARRNGEEIDEDFQEWMINVDKLIENAVKIFLDERKGKKRCFGGLCPNLGTRHQLSKKAANEVKSMVLLLSQGEKFHEISSRTIPEDISSLVTSSQNPFISLRNYNRYYEKLVTEVEKLMDDRERVQRLIEVSRRNGESIYEDVSKWMMSVGELVDDTRRTFEAFKQKENGRCFIGLYPGLKARYNLGNKAVRQLRAVAELRGEVFDRVSYTIIPPNVWHTSTKVYENFGSRMSTLQGLYNTLKDPNINIVGVHGMGGIGKTVLVKQLAARAERDKLFDVVIFAEVTSRPNIKKIQGDIADHLGLMFRQEGEGERALRLIDRLMLEKTVVVILDDIWTSFNLRRVGVPVGDDHEMCKLLLTSRDGDVLSQIGSQRNFFVDVLDEEENFDLFEKIAGDSAENLELQPLAFNIAKASGGLPLAVSSIATALRRKDIATWRNTLRSLGQPLLNNFSGILAEVYSSIELSYNLLKGEELKSTFLLCSPMKYSGDISIMGLLKYGMGLGLFKEISSVEEARNRVYTLIHELKCCCLLLDGHSNEWFSIHDIVLLVAITIASRDQHAFTLRNGAIDWLDKGALRKCQAIFILDSNITELPEGLECPQLSFFYLLAQNSIMKIPDSFFSRMTQLTVLNLTKMHLSPLPFSLCILVNLRTLCLDQCILGNIAGIGDLKNLEILSLSHSDIKFLPKDIGQLTQLRMLDMSGCSKLEVISPNVISSLSRLEELYMSNSFLRWEVEGLSMEGRNASVNELKHLAELTSLEICVKDANILPRDLVSKLRRYRIFIGDVWDWFSEYGTLRTLKLKANTSIFPKRGITRQLNGIEELYLDELLGVDNVLYQLDGEGFSQLKHLHIQNNSSLQCIVDPTDREPGHAFPKLESMFLHNLRASTTSNT